Genomic window (Nilaparvata lugens isolate BPH chromosome 7, ASM1435652v1, whole genome shotgun sequence):
tacctaccaaatttgaacgtttttggtccggtagatttttagttatgcgagtgagtgagtgagtcagtcagtcagtcagtgagtgagtgccatttcgcttttatatatatataaataaacagCTGTGCTAATAGTAAAGTTATGTTtttttctgtcccaaaattttgtaaaattactcaaaaacttccaatttgtagagatttgagtgaagtatttttgtttttaatttagtttttaaatatcaaaatttaaaattttagttgaccgagcgaagtgaggtctaagattcaagtcgacggtttcgcatttctcttaatgtttaaatgtttgaatgtttaaatgttaatatgttgcacatttacggcgaaacgcggtaatagattttcattaaatttgacaggtatgttccttttttgattgcgcgtcgacgtatatacaaggtttttggaatttttgcatttcaaggataatgtaaaaggaaaaaggagcctccttcatacgtgaatattagagtgaaaatcagactatagaattattcatcataaatcagctgactagtgatcaaacagatgtgtggagaagccagtctattgatgtatttccataaggtctatagtttcaatcaggtagttgtggatgagaatactgcgtgaggtctactgttcacagaactactagtttagtcattagttttaaagtggaaattggactttttgaagtgaaaagtgaaatcttaacctcattcttttttgaaactttcatttgtaaaaattcgggagaagacagttttgagCTATGCTTGtagtcttctcccaatcatattatatattataatattatgatttgtgattgtcaatgaaataaattaatagataataggataataataagatttATTAAATATCTTACCATCACTTCTGTCAGTTCTCTCCCTGATTTCAGTTGCCTTTTGCAGTAGATGTACAAGCATGTTGGTGTCTCTCGAGTGGCCCACAACATGTGTTTGTTGCAGATCGCTGTTCCAATCCAACCAGTCTGAGTATCTGCTGAACTTATCACTGGCGAATTCTTCTATCTCAAGTCGTGGCCCTATGAATGCATAAATGAATCATTATTtcagaataatttataaacacaatttatctattttcatGATACCgttctaaaataattatttattagtttacttTTGTTATTCATTGTATCGTTGAGAggaataagttttttttttaatttttggctCAAGTGGTCACGAAAGAAAGCTGAGAACCTCCTCAACTCCCTCCCCCCAACCACCAAACCCATAGATGTTGCCATTTTGTCAggtatattgtattattgattaaaaattgaccaagcgaagtgaggtctaagattcaagtcgacggtttggcattcctcttaatgtttgaatgtttatatgttgcgcatttacggcgaaatgcggtaatagattttcatgaaatttgacaggtatgttccttttttaattgcgcgtcgacgtatatacaaggttttttggaaattttgcatttcaaggataatataaaaggaaaaaggagcctccttcatacgccaatattggagtgaaaatcagactatagaattattcatcattcagctgacaagtgattacacagatgtgtggagaagccagtctattgctgtatttccataaggtctatagtttcaatcaggtatttgtggatgagaatactgcgtgaggtctactgttcacagaactacaaatattaaattaattttcaattataatcagcTGTGAAAAACGTTTAACAAATCtcatttggcaacgttgcattgATCTGTTCCGATTTCCATCGGACTGTTTTCGTGCAGTTAACTAAAGTtactataaaaatatcaattaattctCACTTACAATCAACTGTGGACAACGTCGATCGAATCTTATTTAGCAACATTGCACTCATCTGTTccatttccatcggactattttcgtgcggttgactataggTCACTgggaccatagagaaacaatagcataagtagatatctcatggtatagggcgtttatgttgcaacttttactgttatctcaagctgatagtccaagtagttctttcctgtgaagctttatgacgctggtagtctctcatagttTGCCGTTCATGCACTCTTACCCTGTCAAAACgtgaaaatcgacagtaatcggcttgagataacagtaaaagttgcgacataaacgccctataccatgggatatctacttacgctattgtttctctatggtaataccggatagccgtctagttgtcaccccgactacttgtaaGTACACTGTCACCTTCCAGATGGTTTGATTTTATACTTTTTAAATTTCCATCCTGTATTTATCCAGTGAAAATAACTATCAAGTTTTTGATTTGTGAAACTttaagaagagagaaaatacagtataagaagatatcccatggtataggtaatccatgttccaaatttcaagccgatttcttgTTAACTTAAGCTGATTACTATCGActtctgtctattattactgtttttttggtgtgagagtgtaagaagggcacattatgagagactaccagtgtcacatagctttttaaaaaataactacCAGGACTATCGCCTCGGCTTTTATGCTATCTTATCTCTATGgaatcatcataaaaaaatgttaCAGTATTACCAcagaatgatacagtatcaccacagaatgatacattatcaccacatatgatatagtatcaacacaatatgatacagtatcaccacacataggagtgatccgtggtctagtagATAGAGTTATTGcttagcagcatagagatcccgggttcaaaccctctcattaccaaaagttttttaaccagatcactcccgtgttatcggatgggcacgttaaactgtcggtcccggctgaagtatgacagtcttaAGGCccattgaattatattattaaattatatattcaggcggtggaaccttGGGACTCcacaccaacaaaagccatacgaatttactttacttttacCACACATGATatagatgatacagtatcaacacacacgatacagtatcaccacacgtgatacagtatcaacccaatatgatacagtatcatctcatctTGATACAAAACAACATGGGCTATCTTATCTCTATATTTTAACTCACCTTTCTGCCTAGGCCACAGTTCACAGCTGGCAGGCAACCGatcgaaatttggaaaatatgatCCCAATTCGTCGCGTACTTGGGCCAGCTCTGCGTCCGTCAAAAACGCAGACGCCGGCACATGAGGAGCTGCAGCCGCAGACGTAGACGCAGCCGCAGCCGCAGACGTGGACGGATACGTTCGCGACGTATCTAGCTTGCCGAATACGTTGCGTATGTCACACTGCTTACGTTTGTCCAGTTTCTGAACTTTGATGTGGAGTAGTTGAAGTTTTGGGTTGCAGTctgtacaaaaatattaaacaattgATTAGTTTTGGGTTGCaatctgtaaaaaaatatttaacaatTAACTAGTTTTTGGTTGCAATctgtacaaaaatattaaacaattaATTAGTTTTGGGTTGCAATctgtacaaaaatattaaacaattaACTAGTTTTTGGTTGCAATctgtacaaaaatatttaacaatTAACTAGTTTTTGGTTGCAATctgtacaaaaatattaaacaattaATTAGTTTTTGGTTGCAATctgtacaaaaatattaaacaattaATTAGTTTTTGGTTGCAATctgtacaaaaatattaaacaattaATTAGTTTTGGGTTGCAATctgtacaaaaatattaaacaattaACTAGTTTTTGGTTGCAATctgtacaaaaatattaaacaattaATTAGTTTTCGGTTGCAATctgtacaaaaatattaaacaattaATTAGTTTTGAGTTGCAGTCTGttcaaaaatattaaacaattagttttgagTTGCAAtctatacaaaaatattaaacaattaACTCTAGTTTTGGGTcgcaatatttacaaaaatattataaaaattattagttttgGGTTGCAAtctgtaaaaaatatcaaaaactgGTTATTTATTCTAATCAATTTTTGTAACTCGTACAATTGATAGTTTATTTAAACCATCGACCTGTGCACTCACTTAATAATgtactagtttttaataacttttattcaaaaacttACTGTATTGtcgtcaaaaatagttcaaaaaacgaataattaatagtaattaaataaaaagtctaataattgtcaaaaaccacagattttattgaaagttagaaatgccggtttcggttgttacaccattgtcaatctctgataaactaaaactaaatacaagagcagcataatttatactagtaggcgagtactgctattggtcaagggcatgaacgcctgtcaTTGTCCCAGCTAGACACTCTCCTTCCACTTAATGATATAACAGAAACCTCATAAAATGGCGGTTTAAGCAACAGACAAAAaataattagtaaattattagcttatccacaaaaaaaataaatactgaGTGGCCTGGCTGGTTCAGTTCTTGTGTCCTGAGCTTTGAATTCTGAGTCTTTTGTCAGGTCttgagttttcaggtcgcacctgatcaatattcagggcctctgacatgattTGACGACTGCTTTTAGACAGCCGAGACCAACGATTTAATGTGTCCATCCACTAATGTAACTAATAGAGTAAATGATCCATTGTGTATTGTCCATCTATCCACGGTTGTAActctatgtgccggttgcacagaagccgattaaattttaaccgcgattaacttcacaagaaccaatcagagaaggccttttagaAAAGACGACTTCACTGAtttgttctcgtgaaattattcacggttaaaatttaaccggctgttgtgcaaccgacacATAGAGTTGATAATGTATTTCTCAGCAGCAAGCTGTAATCTTTGTATACATTTTCCTTAAGGCAACTTaagtattaatttgaaaaatattataggaAGATGAAATGAGATAAGTTAATCTCGTTATTCAACTCAGCATATCAAACAACAAAGAGTTGATTATGATCAAGGTcattattcaacgaattattgaatactagcaggtaacccgtgctccgcaagggtctattttaaaacttgacaaactgaaaacttgaagaattgaaaatatgcctataacggttaattaagaatctatatgcaaaatttcaagttaatcagtccagtagttcagacgtgatgatgagtcaaacataattttcctatcccgtacgtgtataagccagttctttcgtttattatagtatagattacacTCACTTTGTGGTACCATCCTTGGACTATTTTCTTCCAGAGAAGCTCTGACTCCTGGTGCAGAAATTATAGATGAGTAGTTTTTTTGAGTAGACATAACTTCGTTGAATTTCTGAAAGCCACGATCAAACtcattgaaatataaaaaaaattctctTTTACACAAGTAGCATACGACATGAAAAAGTTTACAAAAATCATGACTTTATCATCATTGCACTTTTTCATTGCACTTTATTGAATCATTGCATTTTATAATAACCATTATTTGACTACCATTGTTTTATGAATCCAAAAGAAAGTGGACAGCTTTTTTTACATGTTTACTATAGtgaaatccacgttataatgtcagtgtttgattagcaatgttattgctatccttgtctatcatttaacaaagtggatagcgctatctctttctcgctttgctctgaggccagatcgtctttaaacaatgtagaattaataattaattaattaaatatttcatcttaattatgtaaactGATTATggaatgattaaaaaatgtaatttattgcttaataaaaataattgataattttaaacgagactgacagttaatattaaataacatcaataaacctgtatcagctaccgtctatgaaaggcattgacaagacagaggtttggcaacgttgttctccacctttctccactgccattataatgtggacctcactatagttttctGCGTGATCGTTCAATGTATGAATTGTATAGAACAGTACTatattctagaaaaattatAGGCAAGTAGGATCACAATGTGCAAGATTTATCTGTCAGTTCAAATTACACGTCCATGTAGTTCTTTGTCATAATTTCTGTGATTGCTCATTAAATATTTCGCATCTTATAATTCGAATGATTCCTTTTTCATCATCCAAAAttagcctcctcctcctcatcatccttctcctccgccacctactcctccacctcgtcctcctcatcctccaccttCTCCGTCATAGCTTCTATAATTCGTACCCTTTATAACTGGAGACCCGtcaactacgaattatagaagTTCTAATGTAacatgaattgaattggaaattgaCTGACCCGCACTTCGACGCCACTGGTGAGCAGCACGACGCAGCGTCCACTGCGCTTACGCCCGGTGCGTCCGAATCGCTGCACCAGTTTGATGGGCGAGCGGTGCGTCTCCATCGACACGATCAGGTCGACGTCACCAATGTCCAGGCCTTCCTCGGCCACGCTGGTCGCTATCAGCACGTTGAACTCGCCCGCACGGAACTGTTTCATTACCTGGAAAATGCAGCACCAGAAAGGAATAGATTAGAATGGGAAAAACTAAGGACCCACGAAGCGTTTTTGCGTACGAGTCGACATGGCAGGGAGTTCTCCGATTGGCTAATTATCAgatgattcccgaacgccaacccaatcagctgagagcttcctgccctgtcgaCTTGTCCGCCGTCCGTGCAGAAACGCCTGGAAAAAACGCTCCATGTGACTTGGCCCTAAATGTAAGAGAAAGCATAAATGTAGTCAGCATGATATGGAATCTGAAAGTAGAAGAGCCCTTCAGAaactagaaaaatggctggcctCAAATATGTTGGTACTGAATTACAATAAGATTATGCAGATTCCATTCAGGACGGCTCGGGAAGCAGTATTGGATACGAGAGATGGAAACATAGGTTCAGCAAACGAGGCAAAGGTACTTGGAGTAGTGCTGGACTCTGAACTCTCCTGGCGACCTCATTTAGACCAGCTAAAATGCAAACTCAACTCGGCAGTATTTGTTCTTAGAACCAACAGGTTCTAATTTCCACAGGTCTCTATGCTCTAAGGCAGATGTCCAATGTTTGTGGTGTCCAGACATTGAAGTCGGTATACCATGCTGTAATTCATTCACATTTGGCGTATGGACTTTGTATCTAAGGCGGTACAACCAAAAAGAATTTGGACAAGATACTCAAGCAGCAAAAGAGAGCTATCAGAATAATCCTTAAGCTTGAAAGATGTGTTTCAGTACGATTGTTTTTCTCGCAGCTTGGGATTATGACAGTTTATGGGCAGTATATATATGATGTCATCATGTTTTTTTAGAAAGACTAATACAGAAATAAGAAACCAGAGTCACAGCTACTTTACCCGTTATGGCAGAATAGTTGAAAGACATAGATTATACCTATTCGAGAGGGAAACCGTTTTTAGGGGaagatcatttttttcaaaattgccaaacgatttgaaaattttagatgttaaaaGGTTTGGTATTGAGTTAAAGGAATATTTGGTAAGATTATCCCTGTACTCGTTACAggagtttttataatattttatgtgtATGACATTTGTTTGTAACTAGTATTTAGTATTCTGTGACActattcatatgtatttttacatgtttatgaataaagattttttcaattcaattcaaaaaaccGTGATGAAATTGCTGGATACAGGAACgcttagaagtgtttattttgctgtgttccatTCTCTTTTTCAAACGGTGTTATATTTTGGGGCAATTCAactcatgcaatacatatatttaggatTCAAAAGTGGGCAGTTAGAGTGATGGTGGGTGAGCAAGTGATCTATTAGAgcaagttgtagagattatttcaaagagttaaagattctcccactaccaggtgtatatatttgttattgataagaataaagataggttcaattcaggagagttgttccactcatacaataccagatatagacaaaacctcagagacgacattcatcgaactAGTATGTAAGAGGGGggggggtaaagagtgcaggaattcggctttataattcattgccaacacgcgTTAAGGCTCTTACAGgtgaaaaatttataattaaggtgagggaggagttgttgcaggtttgtccttattccagtgaggaattctttttgcacTATGAAATGCAAGATTGACGAC
Coding sequences:
- the LOC111056627 gene encoding Fanconi anemia group M protein homolog isoform X2 codes for the protein MAYVHSILIFTDAENSNDKAASITRLSHDKDFRKLLGTIEEIIFKEDNGDSRLYNWSHPKMEHLVSVVSEHFEMKAKDGESTKAIIFCQYRLVVTEVYEIIKKFVPLAKPVMFIGQSSKEKGQGLPQKKQIEVMKQFRAGEFNVLIATSVAEEGLDIGDVDLIVSMETHRSPIKLVQRFGRTGRKRSGRCVVLLTSGVEVRKFNEVMSTQKNYSSIISAPGVRASLEENSPRMVPQNCNPKLQLLHIKVQKLDKRKQCDIRNVFGKLDTSRTYPSTSAAAAASTSAAAAPHVPASAFLTDAELAQVRDELGSYFPNFDRLPASCELWPRQKGPRLEIEEFASDKFSRYSDWLDWNSDLQQTHVVGHSRDTNMLVHLLQKATEIRERTDRSDEPVVHDPISSPPASLWSTVGGANQNQRRKNEGVKKTTKTSARNQPKSKHGLDIRECMAKVAPKLGLYHRIQQSIMFPTEKIRLTSKMFKQSTRKMM